A single genomic interval of Piliocolobus tephrosceles isolate RC106 chromosome 7, ASM277652v3, whole genome shotgun sequence harbors:
- the TMEM74 gene encoding transmembrane protein 74 has translation MELHYLAKKSNQADLWDARDWSSRGLPGDQADTAATRAALCCQRQCVSTPRATEMQGSQLSSSPASPSSSLQNSTLQPDTFPPGPLHSGNNQITAERKVCNCCSQELETSFTYVDKNINLEQRNRSSPSAKGHNHPGELGWENPNEWSQEAAISLISEEEDDASSEATSSGKSIDYGFISAILFLVTGILLVIISYIVPREVTVDPNTVAAREMERLEKESARLGAHLDRCVIAGLCLLTLGGVVLSCLLMMSMWKGELYRRNRFASSKESAKLYGSFNFRMKTSTNENTLELSLVEEDALAVQS, from the coding sequence ATGGAGCTCCACTACCTTGCTAAGAAGAGCAACCAGGCAGACCTCTGGGATGCCAGGGACTGGAGTTCAAGAGGGCTGCCTGGTGACCAGGCAGATACAGCAGCCACGAGAGCTGCTCTCTGCTGTCAGAGACAGTGTGTATCAACCCCAAGAGCAACTGAGATGCAAGGGTCTCAACTTAGTTCTTCTCCAGcatccccctcctcctctctgcaAAACAGTACTCTTCAGCCAGACACCTTTCCACCAGGACCTCTCCACTCAGGGAACAACCAAATAACAGCAGAACGGAAAGTCTGTAACTGCTGCAGCCAGGAATTAGAAACTTCTTTTACCTATGTGGACAAAAACATCAACTTGGAGCAGCGGAACCGGAGCTCGCCATCAGCAAAAGGGCATAATCACCCTGGGGAGCTTGGCTGGGAAAATCCAAATGAGTGGTCCCAAGAGGCTGCCATATCTTTGATATCTGAAGAGGAGGACGATGCAAGTTCAGAAGCCACGTCTTCAGGGAAATCTATAGACTATGGTTTCATCAGCGCCATCTTGTTCTTGGTCACCGGGATCCTGCTGGTGATTATCTCTTACATCGTCCCACGGGAAGTGACTGTGGACCCCAACACTGTGGCAGCCCGGGAGATGGAGCGCCTGGAGAAGGAGAGTGCGAGGCTGGGGGCTCACCTGGACCGCTGTGTGATTGCGGGGCTCTGCCTCCTCACGCTGGGGGGTGTCGTCCTGTCCTGCTTGCTAATGATGTCCATGTGGAAGGGGGAGCTCTATCGTCGAAATAGATTTGCCTCTTCCAAAGAGTCTGCAAAACTCTATGGTTCTTTCAACTTCAGGATGAAAACCAGCACGAATGAAAACACTCTGGAACTGTCCTTGGTAGAGGAAGATGCACTCGCTGTACAGAGTTAA